The following are encoded in a window of Flavobacterium psychrotrophum genomic DNA:
- the lipA gene encoding lipoyl synthase yields the protein METVLDTARPVAQNGLLTQKPKWLRVKLPTGQKYTELRGLVDKYKLNTICTSGSCPNMGECWGEGTATFMILGNTCTRSCGFCGVKTGRPETVEWDEPEKVARSIKIMNIKHAVITSVDRDDLKDGGSIIWGETVKAIRRMNPTTTLETLIPDFQGMTRNIDRIVDVHPEVVSHNMETVKRLTREVRIQAKYERSLEVLRYLKASGINRTKSGIMLGLGETEAEVLQTMEDLRNVNLDVLTIGQYLQPSKRHLPVKEFITPDQFKKYETIGLEMGFRHVESGALVRSSYKAQKHIL from the coding sequence ATGGAAACTGTATTAGATACTGCCAGGCCTGTTGCTCAAAACGGCCTTTTGACACAAAAACCAAAATGGCTTAGGGTAAAACTCCCTACGGGCCAAAAATATACCGAACTCCGTGGGCTTGTAGACAAATACAAGCTTAATACTATATGTACATCCGGCAGCTGCCCTAATATGGGCGAATGCTGGGGCGAAGGGACTGCTACCTTTATGATACTGGGCAATACCTGTACGCGTTCATGCGGCTTTTGTGGTGTAAAAACCGGAAGGCCTGAAACCGTAGAATGGGATGAGCCTGAAAAAGTAGCGCGTTCTATTAAGATAATGAACATTAAGCATGCTGTTATTACCAGTGTAGACCGTGACGATCTTAAAGATGGTGGATCTATTATTTGGGGAGAAACCGTAAAGGCCATCCGCAGGATGAACCCTACCACTACGCTTGAAACCCTTATACCCGATTTTCAGGGTATGACACGTAATATAGACCGTATTGTAGACGTACATCCAGAGGTGGTTTCGCACAACATGGAAACCGTAAAGCGCCTTACCCGCGAAGTGCGTATACAGGCAAAATACGAGCGTAGCCTTGAGGTTTTACGCTACCTGAAAGCCAGCGGTATTAACCGTACAAAATCGGGCATTATGCTTGGACTTGGCGAAACCGAGGCCGAAGTACTTCAAACCATGGAAGACCTGCGCAATGTAAATCTTGACGTACTTACCATAGGGCAGTACCTGCAACCGAGCAAAAGGCACCTTCCTGTAAAAGAGTTTATAACTCCTGACCAGTTCAAAAAATATGAGACGATAGGCCTGGAGATGGGCTTCCGCCATGTAGAGAGTGGTGCGTTAGTACGTTCATCTTACAAAGCGCAGAAGCATATACTTTAA
- a CDS encoding GNAT family N-acetyltransferase, with translation MQFTKLHTTRLVLTLVTQKVLDYVYAQYTDAQLMEFFGLASEALEQERYKHTNGLCTFNKTILYFTLTDKNTGKVIGYCGYHTWYTDHNRAEIFYGLHNDAYKQQGIITEALNTIIPYGFNEMKLHRIEAMTATYNIASNKTLTKFGFIQEGVLREHYLVDGVMEDSLMFSLLKHEYTL, from the coding sequence TTGCAATTCACTAAACTCCACACCACAAGGCTTGTACTAACATTAGTAACCCAGAAAGTACTGGATTACGTTTATGCGCAGTATACTGATGCCCAGCTTATGGAGTTTTTTGGACTTGCCTCAGAAGCTTTGGAACAGGAACGCTATAAGCATACAAACGGGCTGTGTACATTCAACAAAACAATTTTATACTTTACACTGACAGATAAAAACACCGGCAAGGTTATAGGCTACTGCGGCTACCACACCTGGTATACAGACCATAATCGTGCTGAAATTTTTTACGGACTTCATAATGATGCATACAAACAACAGGGCATTATAACCGAAGCACTCAATACCATCATCCCATATGGGTTTAATGAAATGAAACTACATCGTATTGAAGCCATGACGGCTACGTATAACATTGCCAGCAATAAGACACTGACAAAATTCGGGTTTATTCAGGAAGGTGTACTACGTGAACACTATCTTGTTGATGGCGTTATGGAAGACTCACTTATGTTTTCGCTTTTAAAACATGAATATACTTTGTAA